Below is a genomic region from Drosophila kikkawai strain 14028-0561.14 chromosome X, DkikHiC1v2, whole genome shotgun sequence.
tctttcttttctttttttttttttttgtgtaaatcATTTAACACGCTctcgatttttattttaatgacaTCTTGGCAAAGTTCTATAATGGCTTTGGGTTCTCTGAGAGCCTAGCTCCTTGGAGGCTGTGCAAATTTGTCCTTGTGCCCGTCATGCATTGTTGATGATGTTGAGGCGTCAAAAGGTTACCAGCTTCCAGGATGGATCCAGTGCACCCAGTGCCGTGTGTTAATGATCATCATGAATATTCCggcatttgtttgtttgtttgctttgctttgaGCAAACTCTGCCAAAATGTTAATATTCCCAgacccaaaaacgaaaactaaatgaaaactaaccgaaaactaaaactaaaactaatcCTGAGCCCCTTTGGCGGCATATTCACCTGGGAGAAGAGAGTCactaaatatttgattaaCTTTCCGAGGGCAGTTTCtctccgtgtgtgtgtgtgtgtggaatcaacttaattaaagttaaacaaGCAGCtaatcaaatttttattaCACACAGTCTCTTAGCCCTTAGCTTGCCCTCTTACCTCGCCTAAACGTGgcgtaatttcattttaaaaatgcatACTCTCCAAACCCCAAAGGGTGGCGGGGGGCAGTCACCTAAAAAGGATTGTCTCCCTTTTgtatttctccttttttttctattttcctgCTAGGGGAGAGCTTTGTGCGGAttgaaaggaaaatatatgtatgtagtttcCTCTCTTTGTGTGGATATTAAAAAACGGAGCAAACAATTGTCaggaaaaataaagtatagctAGTTAAACATTGGAGTCTTGGAAATGTCTTCAAAAAGAGAGctcaaaacaaacacaaaagatattcatttttaaaatgaaatcatTAAAATCTAGGGAAAATATAGCAGAACTTATTTaaacttataaatttatttgaaaataacaataatccAAGGAAATTTCAAACCCCCTTCACATTGTGATCAGAAGCTTCTTGAAGCCATGGAACTGCACGCTTCACATACTCATCCATATCATAGAACTCCTCCTCGGCAGCCCAGGAGCTGCGAATGCTGGAGTTCATCGTAGAACTAGGGATGGGCATTAGGCTGAGACTCATGCTGAGGGGCAGGGATAACAGAGAGCCATTAAGCTGGAGCTCCGAAAGTGACACA
It encodes:
- the LOC121502163 gene encoding uncharacterized protein, which encodes MCLLLSLGCCGSSSPRPAKKQLEKHLNQEHSLNIQQQQPTNKSNTLTTINSINTINFHSDVSLSELQLNGSLLSLPLSMSLSLMPIPSSTMNSSIRSSWAAEEEFYDMDEYVKRAVPWLQEASDHNVKGV